One window of Carassius auratus strain Wakin chromosome 17, ASM336829v1, whole genome shotgun sequence genomic DNA carries:
- the dglucy gene encoding D-glutamate cyclase, mitochondrial isoform X2, with amino-acid sequence MGLLKCATNFLCRAVRLKGLKYSTRAKMKPGYQQANVVILHKDLADDFEAFCRANSSPLPLLYRSKCGEWSSGPLATGSDIREDCPEYCVFENGVLMKKVASLSSYTPQLQDMVTFYLGCSFGFESALKAAGVPVRNVEQGKNVSMYKTSVACIRAGQFHCPMVVTMRPVPEDKLDAAAQSTHAIPLAHGGPVHIGDPKLLGIQDLSQPDYGDSVEQCPGDVPVFWACGITGVEAVQSCKPTLAFTHSPGCMFITDQKAETISPLTLEPAHCPLTICISQNPQHYSIASKRAVQQIRVIEELVVEDPGSRGIRALFLQDELLKACLSLSHSSSVLITTGFPTHYMHNPPEETDGPPGAIAMAAMLQALGKEVVIVTDGRALEMNQHIMQDAVEKGVIKTAVPVISFQSEGPDSALHFLCHDGDPTKPRFDHLVAIERSGRATDGNYYNMRGVNIKHLVDPIDDLFTTASTIAGITTTGIGDGGNELGMGKVKAAVKAYMPNGKLIACDVAADFAITTGVSNWGGYAVACALYVLNLCPVHWRYLHSGLGPSLTPDQQSLWMACLPTVAKEEEMLHILVKYGVRSGKTANLGLEVDGLTFHPYHSDIIQRLRNLTLA; translated from the exons ATGG GGCTGTTGAAATGTGCGACAAATTTCCTCTGTCGTGCTGTTCGACTGAAAGGCCTGAAGTACAGCACCCGAGCAAAGATGAAGCCAG GATATCAACAGGCTAACGTGGTGATCTTGCACAAGGATCTTGCTGATGACTTTGAGGCGTTTTGCAGAGCTAACAGTAGTCCCCTCCCGCTGCTGTACAGGAGCAAATGTGGAGAATGGAGCAGCGGCCCCCTCGCCACAGGATCTGACATCAG GGAGGACTGTCCAGAGTACTGTGTGTTTGAGAACGGTGTGCTGATGAAGAAGGTCGCTAGTTTATCCTCTTACACTCCTCAGCTTCAGGACATGGTTACGTTCTACCTCGGCTGTAGTTTTGGTTTTGAATCAGCCTTGAAGGCCGCCGGGGTTCCAGTGAGAAATGTGGAACAGGGTAAAAATGTCAGCATGTACAAG ACCTCAGTAGCTTGTATTAGAGCAGGTCAGTTTCACTGTCCGATGGTGGTGACCATGAGACCAGTACCAGAAGACAAGCTGGACGCTGCGGCTCAGAGCACACACGCGATCCCCCTGGCACATGGAGGCCCCGTCCATATTGGAGACCCTa AGCTGCTGGGTATCCAGGACTTGTCACAGCCAGACTATGGGGACTCAGTGGAGCAGTGTCCTGGTGACGTGCCTGTGTTCTGGGCCTGTGGGATCACTGGTGTTGAAGCTGTACAGAGCTGCA AGCCCACTCTGGCGTTCACACACTCTCCTGGCTGCATGTTCATCACCGATCAAAAGGCAGAAACTATTTCGCCCCTTACTCTTGAGCCAGCACATTGCCCTTTGACTATCTGCATTTCCCAAAATCCTCAGCATTACAGTATTGCTAGCAAAAGAGCTGTTCAACAAATTCGAGTAATTGAGGAGCTTGTTGTTGAAGACCCAG GTTCCAGAGGTATCCGGGCCCTGTTCTTGCAGGATGAGCTCCTAAAGGCCTGTCTCTCACTGTCCCATTCCTCCTCTGTTCTCATCACCACTGGTTTCCCCACACACTACATGCACAACCCCCCTGAAGAGACTGATGGCCCGCCGGGGGCCATTGCCATGGCAGCTATGCTTCAAGCACTCGGCAAAGAGGTGGTCATCGTGACAGATGGACGTGCTTTGGAGATGAATCAGCACATCATGCAGGATGCTGTGGAGAAAG GTGTGATAAAGACTGCTGTGCCAGTAATAAGTTTCCAGAGTGAAGGCCCTGACTCGGCACTTCACTTTCTGTGCCATGATGGAGATCCCACTAAGCCCAG GTTTGATCACTTGGTGGCAATAGAGCGCAGCGGCCGGGCTACTGACGGGAACTACTACAACATGAGGGGGGTCAACATCAAGCATTTAGTCGACCCCATAGATGACCTCTTCACTACTGCCAGCACTATAGCAGGCATCACTACTACAG ggatCGGGGATGGAGGTAATGAGCTTGGTATGGGCAAAGTCAAAGCAGCAGTTAAAGCATACATGCCTAATGGAAAACTGATTGCGTGTGACGTGGCTGCTGATTTTGCCATCACAACAG GAGTGTCTAACTGGGGGGGCTATGCTGTCGCCTGTGCTCTGTATGTTCTCAATCTGTGTCCTGTACACTGGCGGTACCTCCACAGTGGTTTGGGTCCGTCACTGACGCCTGATCAACAGAGCCTGTGGATGGCCTGCCTGCCCACTGTAGCCAAG GAGGAAGAGATGCTCCACATTTTGGTGAAATATGGCGTCCGCAGCGGTAAAACGGCAAACCTAGGACTGGAGGTGGATGGATTGACCTTTCACCCCTACCATTCTGACATCATACAGCGGCTTAGAAATCTCACCCTCGCCTGA
- the dglucy gene encoding D-glutamate cyclase, mitochondrial isoform X1, which translates to MWQSASLSPSALRSIIRLQSRDIKHTSGIAAGYQQANVVILHKDLADDFEAFCRANSSPLPLLYRSKCGEWSSGPLATGSDIREDCPEYCVFENGVLMKKVASLSSYTPQLQDMVTFYLGCSFGFESALKAAGVPVRNVEQGKNVSMYKTSVACIRAGQFHCPMVVTMRPVPEDKLDAAAQSTHAIPLAHGGPVHIGDPKLLGIQDLSQPDYGDSVEQCPGDVPVFWACGITGVEAVQSCKPTLAFTHSPGCMFITDQKAETISPLTLEPAHCPLTICISQNPQHYSIASKRAVQQIRVIEELVVEDPGSRGIRALFLQDELLKACLSLSHSSSVLITTGFPTHYMHNPPEETDGPPGAIAMAAMLQALGKEVVIVTDGRALEMNQHIMQDAVEKGVIKTAVPVISFQSEGPDSALHFLCHDGDPTKPRFDHLVAIERSGRATDGNYYNMRGVNIKHLVDPIDDLFTTASTIAGITTTGIGDGGNELGMGKVKAAVKAYMPNGKLIACDVAADFAITTGVSNWGGYAVACALYVLNLCPVHWRYLHSGLGPSLTPDQQSLWMACLPTVAKEEEMLHILVKYGVRSGKTANLGLEVDGLTFHPYHSDIIQRLRNLTLA; encoded by the exons ATGTGGCAGTCAGCGAGTCTGTCTCCCAGTGCTCTGCGGAGCATTATTCGGCTGCAGAGTCGGGATATTAAACACACCTCTGGTATCGCTGCAG GATATCAACAGGCTAACGTGGTGATCTTGCACAAGGATCTTGCTGATGACTTTGAGGCGTTTTGCAGAGCTAACAGTAGTCCCCTCCCGCTGCTGTACAGGAGCAAATGTGGAGAATGGAGCAGCGGCCCCCTCGCCACAGGATCTGACATCAG GGAGGACTGTCCAGAGTACTGTGTGTTTGAGAACGGTGTGCTGATGAAGAAGGTCGCTAGTTTATCCTCTTACACTCCTCAGCTTCAGGACATGGTTACGTTCTACCTCGGCTGTAGTTTTGGTTTTGAATCAGCCTTGAAGGCCGCCGGGGTTCCAGTGAGAAATGTGGAACAGGGTAAAAATGTCAGCATGTACAAG ACCTCAGTAGCTTGTATTAGAGCAGGTCAGTTTCACTGTCCGATGGTGGTGACCATGAGACCAGTACCAGAAGACAAGCTGGACGCTGCGGCTCAGAGCACACACGCGATCCCCCTGGCACATGGAGGCCCCGTCCATATTGGAGACCCTa AGCTGCTGGGTATCCAGGACTTGTCACAGCCAGACTATGGGGACTCAGTGGAGCAGTGTCCTGGTGACGTGCCTGTGTTCTGGGCCTGTGGGATCACTGGTGTTGAAGCTGTACAGAGCTGCA AGCCCACTCTGGCGTTCACACACTCTCCTGGCTGCATGTTCATCACCGATCAAAAGGCAGAAACTATTTCGCCCCTTACTCTTGAGCCAGCACATTGCCCTTTGACTATCTGCATTTCCCAAAATCCTCAGCATTACAGTATTGCTAGCAAAAGAGCTGTTCAACAAATTCGAGTAATTGAGGAGCTTGTTGTTGAAGACCCAG GTTCCAGAGGTATCCGGGCCCTGTTCTTGCAGGATGAGCTCCTAAAGGCCTGTCTCTCACTGTCCCATTCCTCCTCTGTTCTCATCACCACTGGTTTCCCCACACACTACATGCACAACCCCCCTGAAGAGACTGATGGCCCGCCGGGGGCCATTGCCATGGCAGCTATGCTTCAAGCACTCGGCAAAGAGGTGGTCATCGTGACAGATGGACGTGCTTTGGAGATGAATCAGCACATCATGCAGGATGCTGTGGAGAAAG GTGTGATAAAGACTGCTGTGCCAGTAATAAGTTTCCAGAGTGAAGGCCCTGACTCGGCACTTCACTTTCTGTGCCATGATGGAGATCCCACTAAGCCCAG GTTTGATCACTTGGTGGCAATAGAGCGCAGCGGCCGGGCTACTGACGGGAACTACTACAACATGAGGGGGGTCAACATCAAGCATTTAGTCGACCCCATAGATGACCTCTTCACTACTGCCAGCACTATAGCAGGCATCACTACTACAG ggatCGGGGATGGAGGTAATGAGCTTGGTATGGGCAAAGTCAAAGCAGCAGTTAAAGCATACATGCCTAATGGAAAACTGATTGCGTGTGACGTGGCTGCTGATTTTGCCATCACAACAG GAGTGTCTAACTGGGGGGGCTATGCTGTCGCCTGTGCTCTGTATGTTCTCAATCTGTGTCCTGTACACTGGCGGTACCTCCACAGTGGTTTGGGTCCGTCACTGACGCCTGATCAACAGAGCCTGTGGATGGCCTGCCTGCCCACTGTAGCCAAG GAGGAAGAGATGCTCCACATTTTGGTGAAATATGGCGTCCGCAGCGGTAAAACGGCAAACCTAGGACTGGAGGTGGATGGATTGACCTTTCACCCCTACCATTCTGACATCATACAGCGGCTTAGAAATCTCACCCTCGCCTGA